A genome region from Thermomonospora amylolytica includes the following:
- the cmdF gene encoding tyrosine 2,3-aminomutase: MTLAETQVRVDLDGENLDIAGVRRIAEDRAPCGVLPSALARAAISRKMFEDTVRQGIPVYGVTTGYGEMIYMMVDQSKEVELQTNLVRSHSAGVGPLFAEDEARAMVAARLNALAKGYSAVRPELLERLALYLNLGITPAIPEMGSLGASGDLAPLAHVASTVIGEGYVLRHGKRVPTGEVLREHGIEPLELRFKEGLSLINGTSGMTGLGSLVVGRALQQVRQAEIVTALVLEVMRASTSPFQAEGHDIARPHRGQMDTAANMRELMRGSGLTLDHAELRRQAQEQHSGNGVSRTEVYMQKAYSLRAIPQVVGAVRDTLYHAAGTLEIELNSANDNPLFFAGKEVFHGANFHGQPVAFAMDFTTIALTQLGVISERRINRLLNRYLSDGLPEFLIAKDPGLHSGFEGAQYPATALIAENRTIGPASTQSVPSNGDNQDVVSMGLISARNARRVLTNNHRILAVEFLAAAQAVDLSGRYDRLSPAGRATYDMVRSLVPTLEHDRYMADDIELVADALAEGRFVDAVRNAGIELH, from the coding sequence ATGACGCTAGCGGAGACCCAGGTTCGGGTGGACCTGGACGGCGAGAACCTCGACATCGCAGGTGTCCGGCGGATCGCCGAGGACCGGGCGCCGTGCGGTGTGCTCCCGTCGGCTCTGGCCAGGGCCGCGATCAGCCGGAAGATGTTCGAGGACACCGTCCGGCAGGGCATTCCCGTCTACGGGGTGACCACCGGCTACGGCGAGATGATCTACATGATGGTGGACCAGTCCAAGGAGGTCGAGCTGCAGACCAACCTGGTCCGCAGCCACAGCGCCGGGGTCGGCCCGCTGTTCGCCGAGGACGAGGCCAGGGCGATGGTCGCGGCCCGGCTGAACGCCCTCGCCAAGGGGTACTCCGCGGTCCGGCCGGAGCTGCTGGAACGCCTGGCGCTGTACCTGAACCTGGGGATCACCCCGGCCATCCCGGAGATGGGCTCGCTCGGGGCCAGCGGCGATCTGGCGCCACTGGCGCACGTCGCGAGCACGGTCATCGGCGAGGGGTACGTCCTGCGGCACGGCAAGCGGGTCCCGACCGGCGAAGTCCTCCGCGAACACGGCATCGAGCCGCTGGAGCTGCGGTTCAAGGAAGGGCTTTCGCTGATCAACGGCACGTCCGGGATGACCGGCCTGGGCTCCCTCGTCGTGGGCCGCGCCCTCCAGCAGGTGCGCCAGGCCGAGATCGTCACGGCCCTGGTCCTGGAGGTCATGCGGGCCTCGACCAGCCCGTTCCAGGCCGAGGGGCACGACATCGCCCGGCCGCACCGGGGCCAGATGGACACCGCCGCGAACATGCGGGAGCTGATGCGGGGCAGCGGCCTCACGCTGGACCACGCCGAACTCCGCCGCCAGGCCCAGGAGCAGCACTCCGGCAACGGCGTGTCGCGCACCGAGGTCTACATGCAGAAGGCGTACTCGCTGCGCGCCATCCCGCAGGTGGTCGGCGCCGTGCGCGACACGCTGTACCACGCCGCCGGCACGCTGGAGATCGAACTCAACTCCGCCAACGACAACCCGCTGTTCTTCGCCGGCAAGGAGGTCTTCCACGGCGCGAACTTCCACGGCCAGCCGGTCGCGTTCGCGATGGACTTCACCACCATCGCGCTCACCCAGCTGGGCGTGATCTCGGAGCGCCGGATCAACCGCCTGCTGAACCGGTATCTCAGCGACGGCCTCCCCGAGTTCCTCATCGCGAAGGACCCCGGGCTGCACAGCGGGTTCGAGGGCGCGCAGTACCCGGCGACGGCGTTGATCGCGGAGAACCGGACCATCGGGCCGGCCAGCACGCAGAGCGTTCCGTCCAACGGCGACAACCAGGACGTCGTGAGCATGGGGCTGATCTCCGCCCGCAACGCGCGCCGGGTGCTGACCAACAACCACCGGATCCTCGCGGTGGAGTTCCTGGCCGCGGCGCAGGCGGTGGACCTGTCGGGAAGGTACGACCGGCTCAGCCCCGCCGGGAGGGCGACCTACGACATGGTGCGGTCGCTGGTGCCCACGCTGGAGCACGACCGGTACATGGCCGACGACATCGAGCTGGTGGCCGACGCGCTGGCCGAGGGCCGGTTCGTGGACGCCGTCCGGAACGCCGGCATAGAGCTGCACTGA
- a CDS encoding SDR family NAD(P)-dependent oxidoreductase: MTEFDGKVVLITGGGSGMGLATARRLLDSGARVVLAGRGEERLKTATEDLGAGDRVLAVPADVARTGDLDHLMDRTRERFGRLDGVFANAGVAPFARSADVTEADFDHIVDINFKGVFFTVQKSLPLLADGGSIVLNSSWLTHRGMAFTSVYAAAKAAVRNLAQTLAADLAERGIRVNAVSPGYIVTPMFESIATTEEARQACRSQVALGRLGQPADIADGVLFLLSPRASYITGQELLIDGGLIRSIPL; encoded by the coding sequence ATGACCGAGTTCGATGGGAAAGTCGTATTGATAACCGGGGGCGGCAGCGGCATGGGCCTGGCGACCGCCCGGCGCCTGCTGGACTCCGGGGCCCGGGTGGTGCTGGCCGGCCGTGGTGAGGAACGGCTCAAGACGGCGACGGAGGACCTCGGCGCCGGCGACCGCGTCCTGGCCGTGCCCGCCGACGTGGCCCGCACCGGTGACCTCGACCACCTCATGGACCGGACCCGGGAACGGTTCGGCCGCCTGGACGGCGTGTTCGCCAATGCCGGGGTCGCGCCGTTCGCGCGCAGCGCGGACGTGACGGAGGCCGATTTCGACCACATCGTGGACATCAACTTCAAGGGTGTCTTCTTCACCGTGCAGAAATCGCTGCCGCTGCTCGCCGACGGCGGTTCGATCGTGCTGAACTCGTCGTGGCTGACGCACCGGGGCATGGCCTTCACGTCGGTGTACGCGGCGGCCAAGGCGGCGGTCCGCAACCTCGCGCAGACCCTCGCGGCCGATCTGGCCGAGCGGGGCATCCGGGTCAATGCGGTGAGCCCGGGTTACATCGTCACACCGATGTTCGAGAGCATCGCCACCACCGAGGAGGCGCGGCAGGCGTGCCGGAGCCAGGTGGCGCTGGGACGCCTGGGGCAGCCCGCCGACATCGCCGACGGCGTGCTCTTCCTGCTGTCCCCGCGGGCGTCGTACATCACCGGCCAGGAACTTCTCATCGACGGTGGACTGATCAGATCGATCCCTCTGTAG
- a CDS encoding NAD(P)/FAD-dependent oxidoreductase translates to MSHETPTRAVVLGGSLAGLFAARVLADAYDEVLVIDRDVLIGVDVPRRGCPQGRHINGLLTGGQRAIEELYPGITEEMLADGVPKGDLGGTVRWYMQGRQLEQQHADMLCIGPSRPKLELHVRERTQALSNVTFVERTDILGLETTADRSRVTGVRVQHLDSGEAEVVDGDVVVDATGRGSRTPVWLAELGYPQVPEERKKIGLGYVTQYYRLNSDPYHGDLSINVVAHPKLPRGCIFAKTDGGRIEMTTYGILGDHPPTDQAGLYAWIDSLGIPEYSDALRDAVPLTEPVAFRFPTTLRRRYEDMPRFPDGLLVTGDAVSCFNPVYAGGMTMAAKAALVMRSHLHTGAAPQPLEYFKDLARDVLDPHWEMTNVVDLSFPGVEGRRTLSVRMAQAFLKRVQIAATRDGKVTAAYMRAAGQVERPETLQRPGMLLRILVQSLRGPKSRPPHIVTRPVRPAAGQAAEQSAEPAA, encoded by the coding sequence ATGTCTCACGAGACTCCGACTCGTGCCGTGGTGCTCGGCGGGAGCCTCGCCGGCCTGTTCGCGGCCAGAGTGCTCGCCGACGCCTATGACGAGGTGTTGGTCATCGACCGGGATGTGCTGATCGGCGTGGACGTGCCGCGCCGTGGCTGCCCCCAGGGCCGGCACATCAACGGCCTGCTGACCGGGGGCCAGCGGGCCATCGAGGAGTTATATCCCGGGATCACCGAGGAGATGCTGGCCGACGGGGTGCCGAAGGGCGACCTCGGCGGGACCGTGCGGTGGTACATGCAGGGCCGGCAACTGGAACAGCAGCACGCCGACATGCTGTGCATCGGCCCGAGCCGGCCCAAGCTCGAACTGCACGTCCGCGAGCGGACGCAGGCGCTGAGCAACGTGACCTTCGTCGAGCGCACCGACATCCTCGGCCTGGAGACCACCGCGGACCGCAGCCGGGTCACCGGGGTGCGCGTCCAGCATCTCGACAGCGGCGAGGCGGAGGTCGTGGACGGCGACGTCGTCGTCGACGCGACCGGACGGGGCTCGCGCACCCCGGTCTGGCTGGCCGAACTCGGCTACCCGCAGGTCCCCGAGGAGCGGAAGAAGATCGGGCTGGGGTACGTGACCCAGTACTACCGGCTGAACTCCGACCCCTACCACGGCGACCTGTCCATCAACGTGGTCGCGCACCCGAAGCTGCCCCGGGGATGCATCTTCGCCAAGACCGACGGCGGCCGCATCGAGATGACCACGTACGGGATCCTCGGCGACCACCCGCCGACCGACCAGGCCGGCCTGTACGCGTGGATCGACTCCCTGGGGATCCCCGAGTACTCCGACGCGCTGCGGGACGCCGTTCCGCTCACCGAGCCGGTGGCCTTCCGGTTCCCCACGACGCTGCGCCGCCGCTACGAGGACATGCCCCGCTTCCCCGACGGGCTGCTGGTCACCGGGGACGCGGTGTCGTGCTTCAACCCCGTCTACGCGGGCGGGATGACCATGGCCGCGAAAGCCGCGCTCGTCATGCGCAGCCATCTGCACACCGGCGCGGCCCCGCAGCCGCTGGAGTACTTCAAGGACCTGGCGCGCGACGTCCTCGATCCGCACTGGGAGATGACCAACGTCGTCGACCTGAGCTTCCCCGGCGTCGAGGGCAGGCGGACGCTGTCGGTGCGGATGGCCCAGGCGTTCCTCAAGCGGGTGCAGATCGCCGCGACCCGGGACGGCAAGGTCACCGCCGCCTACATGCGGGCCGCCGGCCAGGTCGAGCGCCCGGAGACGCTGCAGCGCCCCGGCATGCTGCTGCGCATCCTGGTGCAGTCCCTGCGCGGGCCGAAGAGCAGGCCGCCGCACATCGTGACCCGCCCGGTCCGGCCGGCCGCCGGGCAGGCCGCCGAGCAGAGCGCCGAGCCGGCGGCCTGA
- a CDS encoding DUF2855 family protein: MDARDEWDVLFKRDDLTVSEIRKASREPLKPGEVRLAVERFGLTANNATYARFGDDSVIAFWRAFPGPQGYGRVPIWGFARVEESSHPDIAEGSRYFGYMPMSTHHVVAAEPLARGFADTTAQRDFLHPWYRTYELVGEPEPLDDRWALLHPVYPAAFNLADFLERQAALGARSVLITSASSKVAIGLVEELAARQIPLQAVGLTADRHTAFVQSLDLYDTVAPYGALPSLTVAEPTVFVDLTGDPSRRIAVCERFKSELCQTVLVGFTHSTATVLPPPGLAGPEPQVFFTPAIEMETIAEEGADGYYTRYAKSERRFVEYTQSWLDVRGGRGPEAIIDSFRSLLAGEQPPDASRVLRP; the protein is encoded by the coding sequence ATGGATGCTCGCGACGAATGGGACGTGCTGTTCAAGCGCGACGACCTGACAGTGAGCGAGATCCGGAAGGCGTCCCGGGAACCCCTGAAGCCGGGCGAGGTCAGGCTTGCGGTGGAGAGGTTCGGCCTCACCGCCAACAACGCCACCTACGCGCGGTTCGGCGACGACTCGGTGATCGCCTTCTGGCGGGCCTTCCCCGGTCCGCAGGGGTACGGAAGGGTGCCGATCTGGGGTTTCGCGCGGGTCGAGGAGTCCAGCCATCCCGACATCGCCGAGGGGAGCAGGTACTTCGGCTACATGCCGATGTCCACCCACCATGTGGTGGCGGCCGAGCCCCTGGCCAGGGGGTTCGCCGACACCACGGCGCAGCGCGACTTCCTGCATCCCTGGTACCGGACCTACGAGCTCGTCGGGGAGCCCGAGCCGCTGGACGACCGCTGGGCCCTGCTGCATCCGGTCTACCCGGCGGCGTTCAACCTGGCGGACTTCCTCGAGCGGCAGGCCGCGCTCGGCGCCCGGTCGGTCCTGATCACCAGCGCGTCGAGCAAGGTGGCCATCGGGCTGGTCGAGGAACTGGCCGCGCGCCAGATCCCGCTCCAGGCCGTCGGCCTCACCGCCGACCGCCACACCGCGTTCGTGCAGAGCCTGGACCTGTACGACACGGTCGCCCCCTACGGTGCGCTTCCGTCGCTCACGGTCGCCGAGCCGACCGTGTTCGTCGACCTGACCGGCGACCCGTCCCGGCGGATCGCGGTCTGCGAGCGCTTCAAGAGCGAGCTGTGCCAGACCGTGCTCGTCGGCTTCACCCATTCCACGGCGACCGTCCTCCCGCCGCCGGGGCTGGCCGGCCCCGAGCCGCAGGTGTTCTTCACGCCGGCGATCGAGATGGAGACCATCGCCGAAGAGGGCGCGGACGGCTACTACACCCGTTACGCGAAGTCGGAAAGGCGCTTCGTCGAGTACACGCAGTCGTGGCTCGACGTCCGGGGCGGGCGAGGCCCCGAGGCGATCATCGACTCCTTCCGCTCCCTGCTCGCCGGGGAGCAGCCGCCCGACGCGAGCCGCGTCCTGCGGCCCTGA
- a CDS encoding 4-hydroxyphenylacetate 3-hydroxylase family protein, whose amino-acid sequence MTGAEYIESLRDDREVYLYGDRVKDVTSHPAFHNPVRMTARLYDALHDPDKRAVLTSPTDTGGDGYTHKFFTTPHSAEDLVEHQQAIAAWARMSYGWMGRSPDYKAAFLGTLGANADFYEPFQENARRWYRESQEKVLYWNHAIVHPPVDRNRPPDEVGDVFVHVEKETDAGLVVSGAKVVATGSALTHYNFIAHYGLPIKDRKFALVATVPMGAPGLKLICRPSYTATAAMMGSPFDYPLSSRLDENDTIFVLDKVLIPWENVFIYGHLGKVQLFTGRSGFPERFTFHGCTRLAVKLEFIAGLLAKAVEITGTKDFRGVQTRIGEVLAWRNLFWAFSDAAARNPVPWHNGAVLPNPRYGLAYRWFMQIGYPRVKEIVHQDIASGLIYVNSSAEDFKNPEIRPYLDRFLRGSDGTDAVERIKLMKLLWDAVGTEFGGRHELYERNYAGNHENTRIELLSAQLASGQVDDYKAFVDECLAEYDLDGWTVPDLSAFEELREVRDGSLNG is encoded by the coding sequence ATGACCGGCGCCGAGTACATCGAGAGCCTGCGGGACGACCGGGAGGTCTACCTCTACGGCGACCGGGTGAAGGACGTGACCAGCCATCCGGCGTTCCACAATCCGGTGCGGATGACGGCGCGGCTGTACGACGCGCTGCACGATCCGGACAAGCGCGCCGTGCTCACCTCGCCCACCGACACGGGCGGCGACGGCTACACCCACAAGTTCTTCACCACGCCCCACTCGGCCGAGGACCTGGTCGAGCATCAGCAGGCCATCGCCGCCTGGGCCCGGATGAGCTACGGCTGGATGGGACGCAGCCCCGACTACAAGGCGGCCTTCCTCGGCACGCTCGGCGCGAACGCCGACTTCTACGAGCCGTTCCAGGAGAACGCGCGCCGGTGGTACCGGGAGTCCCAGGAGAAGGTGCTGTACTGGAACCACGCGATCGTGCATCCGCCGGTCGACCGCAACCGCCCGCCGGACGAGGTCGGTGACGTCTTCGTCCACGTGGAGAAGGAGACCGACGCCGGCCTGGTCGTGAGCGGGGCCAAGGTCGTCGCCACCGGCTCCGCGCTCACCCACTACAACTTCATCGCGCACTACGGCCTGCCGATCAAGGACAGGAAGTTCGCGCTGGTGGCGACCGTGCCGATGGGCGCCCCGGGGCTGAAGCTGATCTGCCGGCCGTCCTACACCGCCACGGCGGCGATGATGGGCAGCCCCTTCGACTACCCGCTCTCGTCGCGGCTGGACGAGAACGACACCATCTTCGTGCTGGACAAGGTGCTCATCCCCTGGGAGAACGTCTTCATCTACGGCCATCTGGGCAAGGTCCAGCTGTTCACCGGCCGCTCGGGCTTTCCCGAGCGCTTCACCTTCCACGGCTGCACCCGCCTGGCGGTGAAGCTGGAGTTCATCGCCGGCCTGCTGGCCAAGGCGGTGGAGATCACCGGGACCAAGGACTTCCGCGGCGTGCAGACCCGCATCGGGGAGGTCCTGGCCTGGCGCAACCTGTTCTGGGCGTTCTCCGACGCGGCGGCGCGCAACCCGGTGCCCTGGCACAACGGCGCGGTGCTGCCCAATCCCCGCTACGGCCTGGCGTACCGGTGGTTCATGCAGATCGGCTACCCCCGGGTCAAGGAGATCGTCCACCAGGACATCGCCAGCGGCCTGATCTATGTCAACTCCAGCGCCGAGGACTTCAAGAACCCGGAGATCCGGCCGTACCTGGACAGGTTCCTCCGCGGCTCCGACGGCACCGACGCGGTCGAGCGCATCAAGCTCATGAAGCTGCTGTGGGACGCCGTCGGCACCGAGTTCGGCGGGCGGCACGAGCTCTACGAGCGCAACTACGCGGGCAACCACGAGAACACCCGGATCGAACTGCTGTCCGCCCAGCTCGCGAGCGGTCAGGTCGACGACTACAAGGCGTTCGTGGACGAGTGCCTGGCCGAATACGACCTGGACGGCTGGACTGTGCCCGACCTGTCCGCCTTCGAGGAGCTGCGCGAGGTGAGGGACGGGTCGCTGAACGGCTGA
- a CDS encoding phytanoyl-CoA dioxygenase family protein: MTDLIRFTSEADLDEVVEALEQDGAVVIEDFVDRSVLEGLWADLGPALDACAYCDNWYDGRRTRRVSSLFNRTKRLTPVVTHPLFLGSARAIMQKPLTMWIGRSRQQITPNIQISTTQVIQIHHGQGRQPLHRDDALHLRRHPGPTSRVQLMLAMSEFTAENGGTMIIPGSHHWDDERAPDVKEAIPTVMAPGSGLIWLGGVYHGGGKNTTQEPRTGMTIALDLGNLRQEENQYLAVSREQVLAYPMEVRRLLGYDRCPPGVGWYEQQDPYVVLEGDGPGGVGPRGAGDATDLAGAV; the protein is encoded by the coding sequence ATGACCGACCTGATCCGCTTCACCTCCGAAGCCGATCTCGACGAGGTCGTCGAGGCGTTAGAGCAGGACGGAGCGGTCGTCATCGAGGACTTCGTCGACCGTTCCGTGCTCGAAGGGCTGTGGGCCGACCTCGGCCCGGCCCTGGACGCCTGCGCCTACTGCGACAACTGGTACGACGGCCGCCGGACCCGGCGGGTGTCGTCGCTGTTCAACCGCACCAAGCGGCTGACCCCCGTGGTCACGCACCCCCTGTTCCTGGGGTCGGCGCGCGCCATCATGCAAAAGCCCCTGACCATGTGGATCGGCCGGTCCAGACAGCAGATCACCCCGAACATCCAGATCAGCACCACTCAGGTGATCCAGATCCACCACGGGCAGGGCAGGCAGCCACTGCACCGCGACGACGCGCTGCACCTGCGCCGCCACCCCGGCCCCACCAGCCGGGTCCAGCTCATGCTGGCGATGAGCGAGTTCACCGCGGAGAACGGCGGCACGATGATCATCCCGGGCAGCCATCACTGGGACGACGAGCGCGCCCCCGACGTCAAGGAGGCCATCCCCACCGTCATGGCGCCCGGATCGGGCCTCATCTGGCTCGGCGGCGTCTACCACGGCGGCGGCAAGAACACCACCCAGGAGCCGCGCACCGGCATGACGATCGCACTGGACCTGGGGAACCTCCGGCAGGAGGAGAACCAGTACCTGGCCGTCTCCAGGGAGCAGGTGCTCGCCTACCCCATGGAGGTCCGCCGCCTGCTGGGCTACGACCGCTGCCCGCCGGGCGTCGGCTGGTACGAGCAGCAGGACCCCTACGTCGTCCTCGAGGGCGACGGGCCCGGAGGGGTCGGTCCCAGAGGGGCCGGCGACGCCACCGACCTCGCGGGCGCCGTGTAG
- a CDS encoding condensation domain-containing protein: MSAPVRTRPADPAEEIPLSFSQEFLCLFDKGGEDGPFGARYNIVCGWRVRGNISVDVLQRALDALVVRHEALRTKVIRDAGNRHQRVFPPASPELRVRELPGVAPHDRQRRSEELLIELETAAYSADELPLIRAVLGRFDDDDAVLALIAHHSAVDEWSMKVAIRDLAVLYAALAGHDRTAPAEVHQYREYVAWDRGRAGSPAMERSRAYWRSKLSGARLVPTRTDIARSAGAPKATAAYRFVLGADTTAAALALARSTRSSAFIVMLSAYLAFLRQSTGATDITVTTFTSGRNQERFQGTIGPFIDQLPLRTDLAGCRTLLDVIARARRTCFEAYSHALPFGQILQEVPEIAATFEGDRTAVLSFQVFQFPLVMEREVVGDLEYSEIHRRLSQPVTTEIPDGGLWTLDIEPSGEIAGSLWYNTNLFVADTIRDMVSEFCATLGELLAAPDAPLRKEGTPS, translated from the coding sequence ATGAGCGCACCCGTGCGCACCCGGCCGGCGGATCCGGCCGAGGAGATACCGCTCTCGTTCAGTCAGGAGTTTCTCTGCCTGTTCGACAAGGGCGGCGAGGACGGGCCCTTCGGGGCGCGGTACAACATCGTGTGCGGCTGGCGCGTCCGCGGGAACATCTCCGTCGACGTCCTGCAGCGGGCGCTGGACGCCCTGGTGGTCCGCCACGAGGCGCTCAGGACCAAGGTGATCCGCGACGCCGGGAACAGGCACCAGCGGGTCTTCCCTCCGGCGTCCCCGGAGCTGCGGGTCCGGGAACTGCCGGGCGTCGCCCCGCACGACCGGCAACGCCGGTCGGAGGAGCTGCTCATCGAGCTGGAGACCGCCGCCTACAGCGCCGACGAGCTGCCCCTGATCCGGGCGGTGCTGGGCCGCTTCGACGATGACGACGCGGTGCTCGCCCTCATCGCCCACCACTCGGCGGTCGACGAGTGGTCCATGAAGGTGGCGATCCGCGACCTCGCCGTGCTGTACGCCGCCCTGGCGGGCCACGACCGGACCGCACCGGCCGAGGTGCACCAGTACCGGGAGTACGTCGCCTGGGACCGGGGACGCGCCGGATCACCGGCGATGGAAAGGTCCCGGGCGTACTGGCGCAGCAAGCTGAGCGGCGCCAGGCTCGTCCCCACGCGGACCGACATAGCGCGATCGGCCGGCGCCCCCAAGGCGACCGCGGCATACCGTTTCGTGCTCGGCGCGGACACGACCGCCGCGGCGCTCGCGCTCGCCAGGTCGACGCGAAGCTCCGCGTTCATCGTCATGCTCTCCGCCTACCTGGCGTTCCTCCGGCAGTCGACAGGCGCCACGGACATCACGGTGACCACCTTCACCTCCGGCCGCAACCAGGAGCGGTTCCAGGGCACCATCGGGCCGTTCATCGACCAGCTTCCGCTGCGCACGGACCTCGCCGGATGCCGGACCCTGCTCGACGTGATCGCGCGTGCCCGCAGGACGTGCTTCGAGGCGTACTCGCACGCCCTGCCGTTCGGCCAGATCCTGCAGGAGGTGCCGGAGATAGCCGCCACCTTCGAGGGCGACCGCACCGCCGTGCTGTCGTTCCAGGTGTTCCAGTTCCCGCTCGTCATGGAGCGCGAGGTCGTCGGCGACCTCGAGTACTCCGAGATCCACCGGCGCCTGTCGCAGCCGGTGACCACGGAGATCCCGGACGGCGGGCTGTGGACCCTGGACATCGAGCCGTCCGGGGAGATCGCCGGCAGCCTCTGGTACAACACCAACCTCTTCGTGGCGGACACCATCAGGGACATGGTGTCGGAGTTCTGCGCGACGCTCGGCGAGCTGCTGGCCGCCCCGGACGCCCCGCTGAGGAAGGAAGGGACACCATCATGA